A stretch of the Rosa rugosa chromosome 5, drRosRugo1.1, whole genome shotgun sequence genome encodes the following:
- the LOC133709869 gene encoding uncharacterized protein LOC133709869 yields MAAAPVAQGVSLNHISRESSDIRRLAEFYKETFGFEEIESPNFGEFKVIWLNLPSAFSMHLIERNPTYQLPEGPWSATSPVADPSHLPRGHHICFSVSNFESFVQTLKEKGIQTFQRSLPNGKVKQVFFFDPDGNGLEVAGQ; encoded by the exons ATGGCTGCAGCGCCAGTAGCACAAGGAGTGAGTCTGAACCACATTTCCAGAGAATCCTCGGACATTAGGCGCCTCGCCGAGTTCTACAAAGAG ACTTTTGGGTTCGAGGAGATAGAGAGCCCAAACTTTGGGGAATTCAAGGTGATATGGCTGAATTTACCTTCAGCTTTTTCTATGCACCTTATCGAGAGGAACCCAACTTACCAGCTTCCTGAAGGACCCTGGAGCGCCACGTCACCTGTTGCCGACCCAAGCCACCTTCCCAGGGGTCACCACATCTGCTTCTCTGTCTCCAATTTCGAATCTTTTGTGCAAACACTCAAG GAAAAGGGAATTCAGACTTTTCAGAGGTCACTACCTAATGGCAAGGTTAAGCAAGTATTTTTCTTTGATCCCGATG GCAACGGTTTGGAGGTTGCAGGTCAATAA